In Prescottella soli, a genomic segment contains:
- a CDS encoding TetR/AcrR family transcriptional regulator gives MQEQTRDTRRALIAAAGDLLAQGGPAHVTLRAVGAAADVSRTAPYRHFQDKNDLLSTVAAEALTALKEEMQRAAADATTATTPLFRACLAYVRVAWEYPNHYRLEFGDDYTINPSRVLVDAAVDFNSYFNELVVEAQRSDTLIAGDIRDVGPLLWVLLHGMAMSNHLVADRGCEPGTGYDAEDMSRVLALALRNLAPH, from the coding sequence ATGCAGGAACAGACCCGGGACACCCGTCGTGCCCTGATCGCGGCGGCCGGCGACCTCTTGGCGCAGGGCGGGCCCGCGCACGTCACCCTGCGCGCGGTCGGCGCGGCCGCCGACGTGTCGCGGACGGCGCCGTACCGCCACTTCCAGGACAAGAACGATCTCCTCAGCACCGTGGCCGCCGAGGCCCTGACCGCCCTGAAGGAAGAGATGCAGCGCGCCGCCGCGGACGCCACGACGGCCACCACGCCGCTCTTTCGGGCCTGCCTGGCGTACGTCCGCGTCGCCTGGGAGTACCCGAACCACTACCGGCTCGAGTTCGGCGACGACTACACGATCAACCCGAGCCGGGTGCTCGTCGACGCCGCCGTCGACTTCAACAGCTACTTCAACGAACTCGTCGTCGAGGCGCAGCGGAGCGACACCCTCATCGCCGGCGACATCAGGGATGTCGGCCCACTGCTCTGGGTCCTGCTGCACGGGATGGCGATGTCCAACCACCTGGTCGCCGACCGTGGGTGCGAACCCGGGACGGGCTACGACGCCGAAGACATGTCGCGTGTCCTCGCCCTGGCCCTCCGAAATCTGGCCCCACACTGA
- a CDS encoding acyl carrier protein gives MVEEVTGIKPSEVTIEKSFVDDLDIDSLSLVDVAVRLEDTHGVKIPDEDMQGLRTVGDAVAYVQKMEAENAELATELKAKVREGRVE, from the coding sequence ATCGTCGAGGAGGTGACCGGCATCAAGCCTTCCGAGGTGACGATCGAGAAGTCGTTCGTCGACGACTTGGACATCGACTCGCTGTCACTGGTGGACGTCGCCGTGCGGCTCGAGGACACGCACGGCGTCAAGATCCCGGACGAGGATATGCAAGGACTCAGGACCGTTGGTGACGCAGTGGCCTACGTCCAGAAGATGGAAGCGGAGAACGCTGAGCTTGCGACGGAGCTGAAGGCGAAGGTCAGAGAGGGTCGGGTCGAGTAG
- the metA gene encoding homoserine O-acetyltransferase MetA — MPVTMPRDLPARAILEAERIFVMSDERAGHQDIRPMRIAILNLMPMKVSTETQLLRLLSNTPLQIEITLLHMASHVSRTTSAEHLESFYSTFDDVAHMHFDGLIITGAPIEKLNFEDVDYWPEMTKILDWTRSAVQSTLHVCWGAQAALYHHYGVRKHEVPQKLSGVFPHRITGARSPIVTGFDDEFLAPHSRHTDVHAADIEATGEVDVLAVSEEAGVYLAATADGRQVFVTGHPEYDADTLAREYRRDSEQGLPVPAPAHYFPGDDPAATPLNRWRGHGHLLYANWLNYCVYQETPFIPGEA, encoded by the coding sequence ATGCCTGTCACTATGCCGCGCGATCTTCCCGCCAGGGCCATCCTGGAGGCGGAGCGAATCTTTGTCATGTCCGACGAGCGTGCTGGACACCAGGATATTCGCCCTATGCGGATCGCCATCTTGAATCTGATGCCGATGAAGGTCAGCACCGAGACGCAGCTGCTGCGATTGCTCAGCAATACTCCGCTACAGATCGAGATCACCCTGCTGCACATGGCCAGCCATGTCTCGCGTACCACCTCTGCAGAGCATCTCGAATCGTTCTACTCAACTTTCGATGACGTGGCCCATATGCACTTCGACGGCCTCATCATTACCGGGGCGCCGATCGAGAAACTCAACTTCGAGGACGTCGACTACTGGCCGGAGATGACCAAGATCCTTGACTGGACCCGCAGCGCCGTGCAGTCGACTCTGCACGTCTGCTGGGGTGCGCAGGCGGCCCTCTACCACCACTACGGTGTCCGCAAACACGAAGTCCCACAGAAACTCTCCGGTGTATTCCCCCATCGGATCACAGGCGCGCGGTCGCCGATCGTCACCGGGTTCGACGACGAGTTCCTAGCGCCGCACTCACGGCACACCGATGTCCACGCCGCCGACATCGAGGCCACCGGTGAGGTCGACGTGTTGGCGGTGAGCGAAGAGGCCGGCGTCTACTTGGCAGCCACCGCGGACGGCCGCCAGGTCTTCGTGACCGGTCACCCGGAATATGACGCGGACACCTTGGCACGTGAGTACCGCCGCGACAGCGAGCAAGGACTGCCGGTCCCAGCACCAGCGCATTACTTCCCCGGCGACGATCCCGCCGCCACCCCGCTCAACCGATGGCGCGGCCACGGGCACCTGCTGTATGCCAACTGGCTGAACTACTGCGTCTACCAGGAGACACCGTTCATTCCAGGCGAGGCCTGA
- a CDS encoding recombinase family protein, giving the protein MSEGGYQATSHDSLTRCNSQGFGDTLVAWPLDRLGRSLPHLLQVVTDLEGRGIGFRSVTESIDTTTAGGKLIFSIFGALAEFVVIWTLPQSASTVRSARCRGRADQPVPRAFDWRRVAPQHGHRVRLRLWHLGTGPLPMTSGRRAVRVRSHAHLLQVPHHQRLRPEAQTPARDRAPVHRQRPRARWDRDAERHQRIATRISELLTELAEPVRPRLE; this is encoded by the coding sequence ATTTCAGAGGGCGGTTATCAGGCGACCAGCCACGATTCACTCACCAGATGCAATTCCCAAGGGTTCGGTGACACATTGGTGGCGTGGCCGCTCGACCGCTTGGGTCGCTCCCTGCCGCACCTGCTTCAGGTGGTGACCGATCTCGAGGGACGCGGGATCGGGTTCCGGTCGGTGACAGAGTCGATCGACACCACGACCGCCGGAGGCAAGCTCATCTTCTCCATCTTCGGTGCCCTCGCGGAGTTCGTTGTTATCTGGACACTTCCTCAATCTGCCTCGACTGTCCGCTCTGCCCGGTGTCGAGGTCGAGCCGATCAACCGGTACCTCGCGCATTTGATTGGCGCCGAGTAGCGCCCCAACACGGTCACCGCGTACGCCTAAGACTATGGCACCTGGGAACTGGGCCACTGCCTATGACTTCCGGCCGAAGGGCCGTGCGAGTGCGATCTCATGCTCACTTGCTCCAAGTGCCCCACCACCAGCGACTACGCCCCGAAGCTCAGACACCGGCTCGCGATCGAGCACCAGTTCATCGCCAACGCCCAAGGGCGAGGTGGGACCGTGACGCCGAACGCCACCAGCGGATAGCCACGCGCATATCGGAATTGTTGACGGAGCTGGCTGAGCCGGTCAGGCCTCGCCTGGAATGA
- a CDS encoding nitroreductase/quinone reductase family protein translates to MFRNRATVALYRISDGCFGVRSVELPVLLLTVRGRKTGIPRIAPVIYLEY, encoded by the coding sequence GTGTTTCGCAACCGTGCGACCGTCGCCTTGTACCGGATATCAGATGGTTGCTTCGGTGTGAGGTCAGTAGAACTGCCCGTTCTCCTGTTGACGGTTCGTGGACGCAAGACCGGAATCCCTCGAATCGCACCCGTCATCTACCTCGAATACTGA
- a CDS encoding SRPBCC family protein, with product MIADVAMNPAAVELGSFFPHLPDVVWRALTEPHLLERWLMPSIGFVASAGAQFTFVIPIQPVGDISCKVLAVRPGERLIFSWVDLRAENPARWVVDWMVQPHGRGTRLLLMQTGFDINDRRQKMVRNAMERNWKVVLSRLGEVLDRIET from the coding sequence GTGATAGCTGATGTAGCGATGAACCCTGCTGCGGTCGAACTTGGAAGCTTCTTCCCGCATTTGCCGGACGTCGTTTGGCGGGCTCTGACGGAGCCGCACCTGCTCGAGCGATGGTTGATGCCTTCAATCGGGTTCGTTGCGTCTGCGGGGGCGCAATTCACATTCGTAATACCTATTCAGCCGGTTGGCGACATCTCATGCAAAGTTCTGGCGGTCCGGCCGGGTGAGCGGTTGATCTTCAGTTGGGTGGACCTGCGGGCTGAGAATCCTGCGCGATGGGTTGTTGACTGGATGGTCCAGCCGCACGGCCGTGGTACGCGACTTCTGTTGATGCAAACAGGTTTTGACATCAATGATCGCCGACAGAAGATGGTGCGTAACGCCATGGAGCGCAACTGGAAAGTGGTCTTGTCGCGACTCGGAGAAGTGCTTGACCGTATTGAAACATGA